The DNA region GCTGGCACATTAAGACATCATTATCATAGCATATGGAGAAAACCCTTTCTCTAATGTAGTGCTTTAACAGGATAAAGAACATAGAACTAAAGAGATTTATTCACATATCATATATCAGGTTTTTGATTTCTGACTCTGCTTGGCCGGAAAAGTCACActaatattttcctttccacCTTTAACTTTGATTTTGTTCGGAGCCTGTGCAATGTCATTGCATTCATTTACATCCACAGTTCAATAAACTTCTTGCCAAGATCATGGGCTAAAACATGCTGCTCATAAATTTAAATTAAGCATTGTCTTCAATTCCGCTGTTGGGTCTTCGTAATTTGATTTCACCAAATGTTTACACAGTGTGCAAAGTGAGCAGATGTTTGTGATTGAACAATGTAGTGCAAAAATTTTCCTGGTCTGAAGCAGAGCTGCATcttttccatcagaacagcactGTGTCGTGCATGTGAAGCCACTCTCTGCATAAAACAAGTACAAGTAAAAATCACGGCACCAATTATTCAGTAGAAGGCTCCTACTGCAAATATTTGCTTAGAGTAATCCGAGTGTTGACGTTTTCTTTCGGCCAGGCAGTGTGTGACAGATCAGCAGGTTCTAATTCAAAACGCTTTCATTGTGCCGTACCTCAAACATCCGTGCTGCAGTACAGCGGACCAGTGCTGACGTATGGACCACTCCGTACCACAGGACGGTCAGCAGCAACTCATGATACACAGGGTTGGCACTGTAAGACAGCAAGTCATAAATAATGGCTAATACTAGACGTGTGTCCGATATTGTACAGTTTGAGTGTTATGACTTACCCCAGCTCGACAAAAGAGGCCTTCAGACTGTCAAGAGGTGCATGAGACAGTGATAAGGTTGTCATAACATCCTCTAAGAAACCAACCAACAGCTTGCGATCCTCTTCCTTCAGGGAAATAAAAGAACAGTGCAAGTTACAGGACAACAAGTAGATTCACTCAAAGTTTCAACATAAGCTGAATTAGGCTAAACACGCTGTGTTGAAAGTTACCACAAAAAACAGAACTTCACTATGTGCCGCATCACtttgtgaatgaaaacaaaaaacatgtggTAGCTTGATGTGTTTGGAAATGGATTTTCCCTCGTGACAGAGAACAATAAGACAAAGCGTAAAGTGGTTCCCAATAATCACACTATTACGTACAAGCATATTAACCACAGTACATAGAAGCAGGAATTTAAATGACTCAAGACACAGACTAATTAATCTCGTATGCAACTAACAAAGCTTTAGAAAGACACGACTCTTATGACCCTGTAACTACTATTAGGATACCTGGTTATAACATGTTAGCACTCCAGTGGCATAGATGGGAACTGTGGCTTTGGTAAGAATGCCGTTTCCTGCTGAAGCAtctgtaaaataaaagcacaacttCAGCCCCAGAAATTTAAAACATGCATTCAAGACTAAATTACAGCCATCAAAATGCTTTGCATTTTGTTCAAAAATGCCATATTGTCTTCATCTAGCGCATGCACTGCATTAAGATTTATATACGTGCTTTAACAAGAATAGAATGATGTGATGAAAGGTCACAAAGGCCTAAACACAGGCCGGAcctcaacacaaaacacatttcataaaTGGCCACAATACCAAAGTTTAATTACTTGGCAGCCATGACAGACCAAGCACCTCTTATAACTGCAGAAGCATGTCCGGAACAAAAACAGAGGGGAACACCCTTAGCTGACTGCAAATAGCTTGTTTACATCAACAGCGTCTGTGTCTGAACTCCACCTACCAACACTCGCTTGGGAAACATGAAATCGTACCCTTGCAGACTTGTGTAAATGGTTTCTGCATGTGCAGGTTCTGTAAAAGCTGCTCTTACCAACATTCTCCTCAGATAGCCGGAGAATCTCCTGAAACTGTGGTTTAACCTGGAAGTACCCAAATAACATTAATGAGTGATAGTGATGCTAAAGatgtgtacagtaaacacatctgtTACCATCATGCATCACATTGTTTCACCTTAGTGTTAGTgaagatcttgccaaaggtgcGACAAAACCTCCAGAAAAAGCGAGAGAACTCGTGAACGCAAGTCGAGGAGGTCACATTGATGCGACCCACAATCTCTATGAGCTGAGGAAGGCTGCAGACGAATAGAAAACAGTAAGTGTGCATGATATGATGATTCTTATCGTAAATGCGTACGGTGCATGTCTCACAGTTGATTGACCACCCAAAGCAGGCTGTCCCAGCTGGTGGTCCCCTCGTGCTCCAGCTGGTGGTCATAGAGCAACAGAAGGGCACTCAGCAACTCCCTGCTGCCTATGATGGTAGCCACATCCTGGAGGGGAGAGGCTGGCCTGGGGAACCGGGTCACTACAGCGCCAGAACACTTTTAGTTTTTATGTCCTTTAAAGTTAATTATTTCTACATGTGCATGTTGAGTCGTCCTACCCTCTATTGCAGGTGTGTCTCTGTGGAGTGTGGCTCTGCTGGTGAAGGGTGCATTCTGCAGcaccacagcaaacagaggaggGATGAGAGACTGCAGGGCTGACAGGAACACATGTAGCTTGTGTTCATCCAGACTGTGTTCTCCTTGCTACAGAGAAGAGGATGTAAAGATAATAGGACCAATATGCACAATCATTTGTCatatgaggggaaaaaaagtgctGTTCTGACTGAAGTGGTACTTACTGTAAGCAGCTTTTCGATCCGTGCCAACAGAGAAGGAATGAGAGCAGTGTACAAAGTGCCCAGCTCTGTGGTCCAGGCAGCAAAGGCAGGAATGAAGACCTGGTGGACTGCACTGACCACCCGCTCCGATGGGTCGCCAAGAGACAGAAGCATGAGCTCAAAACCCTGTAGGGAGCAAACATACCATCTCATATCTGTAGCATTTAAAGGATTTACATACGGGGATACATCAACCTCCTGACACACATACCTGGGAGTATTTATCAGGATCATCTATGTAACCCATAATAATTCCGAGACTCTTGACCACAGCTTCCCTGACCATGTCAGCTTTATCCTCAGCAAGCATCTGCTGCAACATGGACAGCACCAGGGAGCTACGGATCTCCTTCTGCAACCACACAGACGTTGAAAAATATCGGTGAATAACAGTCTGAGATTTAACAACAGCCCTTTTTAATTCTGCAGAAGCGATATGTGCTTACAGGCAGGTACGGTGCTAAGGCTCCACAGGACTCAGCCACCAACAACCTTCTCTCCGGATATTTGTGGTTAATCTGCAGCCGgaggaaacaaaagaagaaagaatGTTGAAAGAAACAGCGGAGCAGCGGTTGAACGCGGGGAGAGACGCAGACGGCGTGCAGCCTCCGTggaatggaaacaacacaagtATCATCAACATGCTGACCCTGTGGAAACCACTATTTGTCCTCCCGGGCTTATTCTCAGGCTCCAATCTGCTGACAGCTGTCGGTGCCAGTGTGGCAGATTCTGTTTAGCATAAATATGTAGCACGAGGGGGCACAGGTGGCTACGCAAACAAAACTGATCTCATATATAAGTCAGGGACACTATAGCAAAATGTATGTGTAGTTCCAACATTTAAAGCAAGACAAATAAGTTTGACTCAAACATGCTTCCTAGAAATATTTTTAGGTTGGGTctcaataatttaatttaatagttATTTGGGCAGGAAGGAACAAAGCAATAAATATTATTACTGAGAGGCAGACATTTACCATAATAAACAGTTGTTTCAAACagttacaaaaaaacaaaaaacaaaacctacaGCACTTATCAAATCAAATAATCAAAAGTCATCTCAATCTGCTGGTAGTTAATTTAGGGAGCCTATAGTAAATAGTGCTTGTGCTTCTAAGTGGCAGCTTATCTAACAGCAAAGGCTATGGACCATACCTGCTCCCAGCATTGAGGAAGTAGCTCAGCCTCGACACGAGTGGGACCCACATGCCTTGCAAATGCAACACAGCCCGTCAGGATCATTTGCCTGTAGAGAGACACACGCGCAGGAATATATGAGAACCAACAGTTTGCCTTCATAAAAACTTGTATGTATGCATTTTATCTTATCCACATCCTATAGACCTCTGCTCATCATCTGGCCTCTTAATTAGGTTAAAGAGGATATGAAGGAGCTGGTCTCTCTCTTTAGGCTCTGGGTGAAGGCAGGCAGTGCACAGGATGAGTGGAATCAACTcctaaagacaaagacagagagggcATCTGTTGAGACGACTTCCAGAGGGTCACATTTGCAACACACAGGGGAAGAAACGTCCGTAGGAGTCAAGCAGGTGAGGTGTGGAGGATTAAGGAGTAAAGTAAGGCAGAATGGGATAAGGTGGTTCAACAGCAAAGAAGAAATGCAGAATACACAACACGGGGGTCACAGATCGAGGCTGGAGAAAACACACTTACCATCAATAACTTTCTTGGCATTAAACTTTGACTCATTTGGTTCTAGTGTCAGTAAGTAACATGTACAAACCTGAATACTACACTAATTCCCGTACAGAAATACAGAGTTCAGAGAGAGTTCATGGTCCTTCCAGTCAGAGGGGAGACATCTCAGCTGCCCTTGATTCAGGGCTTGCACAGCCAACTTGTGGTTGGGCCCTACATTCCCGCCACACACCCAAATTAGAGAGTGCACACAGAGTTAAAAATATGCCTTTTACtcaaacaaacttttttttctctaagATATCATGTTTTCCTGGCAAGTGCTGGAAAGACGAGCAAAACCCCAGCAGCACTGGATGGACAGAAGGACCTGCCAGAAAGATGTGGGTAAAGATAGGTCGTAATGAGTAACTTGCCCAACGTTGGTCCAATACTCTGAAGTCAGCGccatgttttctcttttaataTGAGACTTAAGTAGCAGAGGGTCATTTTAAGTGGTTGCATGGCGAGATCAACATGGGCGGACTGACTCCAGGAGTCGAAAGGCCACAAAAGTGTGATATTATATACTTTGAATAATGACCTCCTTGTGGCAGTGAAAACACGACACATCTTCACAGGAGACATGTTTTGGAGGCTCAGTATCACTggtctgaaataaaaacaaatgctgGAATTCCTAATGAACACACATCTAAAATGAAAGAACCCATGATGACCCCGTTCCATTTCTGTGTTCTTCACGGGCGGACAGCGCGACGCCAGAATCCGGACACCAGGGAGGCTGACGCTTCACTTCAAAGCGCAGAGCTTTCTAGTCCAATCACCACTAAACGCTAGTCCGTGCATGCAGTGATACAGTATTCATCGTCTTCACTCCTCCACATGTCtattgttttcagtttttactAGCCACGCTGGCCACAAGGCCTGTCAGTCGCGTCACCACTTTGGTCAACACTAAATAATAAGATTGATGATTGACTGCCATGAAATTATGTACAGACATCGATGGTTCCCGCACAATGAAACCTAACGAATGAGTTAATGGCTGAGACATGTTGGTTGCAtggataataaaaataaattccaaaacaacaaaggacaaaaatattttttctaacAGACTGAAACTAAAAGACTAATGTGCAGTAAAACACCAGTCCAATCAAGGAGACCTGATATAGCTGGCTTCAATGATTGTGGACAGACTTCCTGTGATTTAAACACTGCTTAAACAGTAATTCACATGTCACAGTTTCTGTTACTTGCGATCGGCAGTTTATTTATGACATTATGTTACCACTCAGCACAgtgaataaaaatgtgtttaataattTACAGTATCTGATAAATGAACCAGGTGGCAGGTAGAGCTCTGAAGAAACACTCCACCATTTTAAGTTAACACCTTTTGCACCTAAGAGGACATCGCATTCAAACAAGGTGTGTCTCAGAGCGTGTggtgcttaaaaaaaacaaggtttcaTGGAGGGAAGTGTGAGCAGCTGTGTATGTCGTTCGGCGTGCCTGTGATGTTACGGTGAATCTAACGAACACAGGGCAAAGTACATGCCACTCTAGAAGTAACGTACCCTGAGGTCTTTTTCTGCTATATTTTCATTTTGCGAGTTTTGCGTGGCTGATTTCAACTCCACAACCATGGACATATGCAAAGCAGCTGGAGAACCACTCCAACCAGACTcagctctgtcacacacactacattttTGTCTTGTATCAAGTTTCAACAATGAATGTGCCAATGTTCATATCATTTGTATAAACAGACTGCATGCGTGCTGTTATGGGTAGACAGAACACCTGTGCAGGTGTCCCCATTAAAGCTTGCAACGAGTAACAGCTTATCTATAATGGCGTTACAATCTACTTCCTCTTTACTAAGAAATTAACATTTAGcgcatgaaaataaaagcaaaaaagtgTGAGAACATGGTTTGACTTCATTATgagttaaaacaaataaaatgattaGCGGTATATTGTCataattaaaaagataaaatgttatcagagctgcagcaaacaaaacaattaaTGATAAAGATACACTGGGTTTCAGATTGTAATGTATATTAAACCACCACCCAAGGCTAAAACATTTTCATATACACGCTGAATATCACTGCATGTTAATAGGCTTTGTGTTATTAATCAATGTTCATGTTTCCTTGCAAATAGAaccagaaatgaaaaaaaagctaTTGGTAAATAAAATGTAGCAATTCTGACAAGTCAGAGTCTAAGTGACAGCAGATGCAGCAAAAAGGAGCTGGGTTATTAGCTACATATTTGAGAACCATGCAGATGGGTGCGTGAAAGACTCACCTGGCAAAGGTGTGCAACCATTCTCTAGAAGAGAGGCATGCGTGAGAGTGAGAGAATGAGTGAGACGAAAAGAGAAgagtaaaaagaaaagcagtgaaAGCAATAAGGACAGCAAAATGTGAGTGGGGAGATGGGGACAGCAAAGGGAGAAATTAAACGGTGATGACAATGGTACTAACAAATGCCATCAGAAATAAAGGCAACTATCccaatagatagatagacacaAGTCAGCTGCATCTGGGCAGGTTACTCTTAAATGCACAGGACTCTGTCTTTATAGAGCATAGTGTTATAAGAAATTTACCAGGGACAACTAGGATAAAGATGCGACTTAAAGAATTTGTCCATTATAAACAAATGGCGAACACTTTTGAGTTACTGCCCGTAGACGATGTAGCACTACATCGCAAGTTAGATGAATTTGGGGAATGCCTTGTGGCACAAACCAAGAAGAGGGTGGAGTTGTATAAAAGTAAGTAGAGCCAATTCAACAACAGCAGACGGTTAAATGGGTGAATGACCTGCAAATAATTGACTTGACATGTCTATACCCttaagaaaaactagaaagtAAAatttatacaaaataaaatttacTTTGTTTAGTCAGAATTAATTTAGTGCCCATCTATTCTCTTAAAGCTTTAGCTCGCTGCTGTGTGTATCTATTGCACACCGAGAGAACAAGcatgatgtgatgatgacaaCAATGAGGAGGATAgagggcgggggaggaggagcaagaggagcagcagacgtgAGGTTACCTCTCGTTTAGCAAGAAGGACGTTGGGTACGATGTGAGGGAGACAGCGGCCCAGCATTAGCATGACGCTCTCCTCGCTGTCAGCTATACGCGACACCTGGAAGCGAGGGACATTATGCATGCACTGCATGTAGTCaaaaatcaactttaggattcATATGCTGACAGGAAACGGAGCATGTCCTGACCTCTGCTCCAAGGCGGCTGTCGGAGCACATTCTGCAGAAGGACAGCAGGGCTTGCTGGAAGGCTGGGGATAAGTTCCTATAGACACCACAAATGACAAGGGACCAAATCCAGTCACTCCAGACTGTACCACTTAATCCGCACTCCACAAAAACTCCAGAGATTTCCCTGACCACCCGAAGATTGAGAATAGGACTGGGCCTCCCTGCCACAGAATTCAGCACTGCTACTCTCCCATATGAGTGCTATATATAATGTCCACACGACACTGTAGGAGACCAACAACTGATTACTGGGAGCTGAATATTAACTACTTTTGAAATTATACAAATGAGAACTGAGGAGTAGAAGATGAGTGAGTTACACTGTACATGAATCGTAAATTATGTGTGGAATAGTTCTTAGTAGAACTGTTCCTGAGGAGAAGCCAGAATGCTTATTTCGACACAAGGGGGCAGTCAATGGCTCAATAAATCCTGTTTTCTTCACTGTTAAATATCTCCACCTAATGGATATGTTTAGGAACTACAGAGAAGAAGTGACTGGCTGTACAGTAGATTGtactacatttatttttgtaactTGAAATTAGGCAATATACAGAATTATTACATTGTCTCTCTATGTCTGTATTTCCACTCACCTGTTTGGCTGATCAAATTTAACAGGAGGCTGATTCTTAAGCTTGCTGTGGGACTGCTGATTGGACTGTGAGGTATTGTGGGTCGAGGGATGCGAGTTCCTTTCAGGCTCAGAAGCCCCTCTAATATCCAGGTACTGACCATTATCTGTAGGAAGCTGAGAgcaaaactaaattaaactgaTAATCAAAtatgtgcaaacacactggGACAATATCAACGTGTGCCTCACGCTCTCATTGGATACAATGCAGCAATCTCAAATCAACCATGCAGCCAACACAAATTCAAAACAGCAGCGTACCACAGAGAGAGGGTcaggagaggaagtggaggtgttgttggtggaagaggaggaggggttaGATGTGTTCTGGCTGCCCAAGTCAGGAATAGTTGGAGGTGAAGAAGAGACGGTCCTCTTTAGTGTCTGAATTTCACTGCGAGAGAGATAAGGTAAAAAGAGTGAAGTAGCAAGTGGTCATATAtgtataaacataaataaaataatataaattataatataaatacaacatGTTAGACAACTCTCACCAGTGTCTCAGCCAGACTTAGACATTCATCTATAAAAGTACACGAACATATACAGTGGGCACACACCTCTGCAGCTTCTTGATCTGCTCAGCAAGGCTCTCTTTCTCACTGTTGAGAAGGCTGATCTGGTATTCCA from Betta splendens chromosome 4, fBetSpl5.4, whole genome shotgun sequence includes:
- the relch gene encoding RAB11-binding protein RELCH homolog isoform X6 translates to MASVNPFNLSDSEDEAERRPNETVDTERSPSDGAPGPPPANPSSPPADAERPTLLLASNRTSPSGGEGISAAAPSAMAGSAETRVSVDVIAAQLLRDQYILTALEFHTELLEAGRELPRLRDYFSNPGNFERQSGTPPAKDQALGPGGALNRANSISTLDSLDFARYSDDGNRESDERVAESEVPSQERKNFKSSLEIQEPIRPLEKRALNFLVNEYLLKNEYKLSSITFSDENDDQDFELWDDVGLNIPKPPDLLQLYRNCGTSLPSPRDTVDVSVGVDFSDLSGNCITQDPPKKLDLSQQQQTEVVQELEYQISLLNSEKESLAEQIKKLQSEIQTLKRTVSSSPPTIPDLGSQNTSNPSSSSTNNTSTSSPDPLSVLPTDNGQYLDIRGASEPERNSHPSTHNTSQSNQQSHSKLKNQPPVKFDQPNRNLSPAFQQALLSFCRMCSDSRLGAEVSRIADSEESVMLMLGRCLPHIVPNVLLAKREELIPLILCTACLHPEPKERDQLLHILFNLIKRPDDEQRQMILTGCVAFARHVGPTRVEAELLPQCWEQINHKYPERRLLVAESCGALAPYLPKEIRSSLVLSMLQQMLAEDKADMVREAVVKSLGIIMGYIDDPDKYSQGFELMLLSLGDPSERVVSAVHQVFIPAFAAWTTELGTLYTALIPSLLARIEKLLTQGEHSLDEHKLHVFLSALQSLIPPLFAVVLQNAPFTSRATLHRDTPAIEVTRFPRPASPLQDVATIIGSRELLSALLLLYDHQLEHEGTTSWDSLLWVVNQLLPQLIEIVGRINVTSSTCVHEFSRFFWRFCRTFGKIFTNTKVKPQFQEILRLSEENVDASAGNGILTKATVPIYATGVLTCYNQEEDRKLLVGFLEDVMTTLSLSHAPLDSLKASFVELGANPVYHELLLTVLWYGVVHTSALVRCTAARMFELLVKGVNETLVAQRVVPALITLSSDPEISVRISTIPAFGTIMETVTQRELLERVKMQLASFLEDPQYQDQHSLHMEIIRTFGRVGPNAEPRFRDEFVLPHLHKLALANNSQAIESKRIDIATQLFEAYSALSCCFISEEVMVTHFLPGLRCLRADMEQFSPEHEVILSSMIKECEIKVENRAMADAQGSMSIASSLVGEDAKTKFLSKMGQLTTSGAMLANVFQRKK
- the relch gene encoding RAB11-binding protein RELCH homolog isoform X5, producing MASVNPFNLSDSEDEAERRPNETVDTERSPSDGAPGPPPANPSSPPADAERPTLLLASNRTSPSGGEGISAAAPSAMAGSAETRVSVDVIAAQLLRDQYILTALEFHTELLEAGRELPRLRDYFSNPGNFERQSGTPPAKDQALGPGGALNRANSISTLDSLDFARYSDDGNRESDERVAESEVPSQERKNFKSSLEIQEPIRPLEKRALNFLVNEYLLKNEYKLSSITFSDENDDQDFELWDDVGLNIPKPPDLLQLYRNCGTSLPSPRDTVDVSVGVDFSDLSGNCITQDPPKKLDLSQQQQTEVVQELEYQISLLNSEKESLAEQIKKLQSEIQTLKRTVSSSPPTIPDLGSQNTSNPSSSSTNNTSTSSPDPLSVLPTDNGQYLDIRGASEPERNSHPSTHNTSQSNQQSHSKLKNQPPVKFDQPNRNLSPAFQQALLSFCRMCSDSRLGAEVSRIADSEESVMLMLGRCLPHIVPNVLLAKRERMVAHLCQELIPLILCTACLHPEPKERDQLLHILFNLIKRPDDEQRQMILTGCVAFARHVGPTRVEAELLPQCWEQINHKYPERRLLVAESCGALAPYLPKEIRSSLVLSMLQQMLAEDKADMVREAVVKSLGIIMGYIDDPDKYSQGFELMLLSLGDPSERVVSAVHQVFIPAFAAWTTELGTLYTALIPSLLARIEKLLTQGEHSLDEHKLHVFLSALQSLIPPLFAVVLQNAPFTSRATLHRDTPAIEVTRFPRPASPLQDVATIIGSRELLSALLLLYDHQLEHEGTTSWDSLLWVVNQLLPQLIEIVGRINVTSSTCVHEFSRFFWRFCRTFGKIFTNTKVKPQFQEILRLSEENVDASAGNGILTKATVPIYATGVLTCYNQEEDRKLLVGFLEDVMTTLSLSHAPLDSLKASFVELGANPVYHELLLTVLWYGVVHTSALVRCTAARMFELLVKGVNETLVAQRVVPALITLSSDPEISVRISTIPAFGTIMETVTQRELLERVKMQLASFLEDPQYQDQHSLHMEIIRTFGRVGPNAEPRFRDEFVLPHLHKLALANNSQAIESKRIDIATQLFEAYSALSCCFISEEVMVTHFLPGLRCLRADMEQFSPEHEVILSSMIKECEIKVENRAMADAQGSMSIASSLVGEDAKTKFLSKMGQLTTSGAMLANVFQRKK
- the relch gene encoding RAB11-binding protein RELCH homolog isoform X4 yields the protein MASVNPFNLSDSEDEAERRPNETVDTERSPSDGAPGPPPANPSSPPADAERPTLLLASNRTSPSGGEGISAAAPSAMAGSAETRVSVDVIAAQLLRDQYILTALEFHTELLEAGRELPRLRDYFSNPGNFERQSGTPPAKDQALGPGGALNRANSISTLDSLDFARYSDDGNRESDERVAVLEFELRKAKETIQALRANLTQAAESEVPSQERKNFKSSLEIQEPIRPLEKRALNFLVNEYLLKNEYKLSSITFSDENDDQDFELWDDVGLNIPKPPDLLQLYRNCGTSLPSPRDTVDVSVGVDFSDLSGNCITQDPPKKLDLSQQQQTEVVQELEYQISLLNSEKESLAEQIKKLQSEIQTLKRTVSSSPPTIPDLGSQNTSNPSSSSTNNTSTSSPDPLSVLPTDNGQYLDIRGASEPERNSHPSTHNTSQSNQQSHSKLKNQPPVKFDQPNRNLSPAFQQALLSFCRMCSDSRLGAEVSRIADSEESVMLMLGRCLPHIVPNVLLAKREELIPLILCTACLHPEPKERDQLLHILFNLIKRPDDEQRQMILTGCVAFARHVGPTRVEAELLPQCWEQINHKYPERRLLVAESCGALAPYLPKEIRSSLVLSMLQQMLAEDKADMVREAVVKSLGIIMGYIDDPDKYSQGFELMLLSLGDPSERVVSAVHQVFIPAFAAWTTELGTLYTALIPSLLARIEKLLTQGEHSLDEHKLHVFLSALQSLIPPLFAVVLQNAPFTSRATLHRDTPAIEVTRFPRPASPLQDVATIIGSRELLSALLLLYDHQLEHEGTTSWDSLLWVVNQLLPQLIEIVGRINVTSSTCVHEFSRFFWRFCRTFGKIFTNTKVKPQFQEILRLSEENVDASAGNGILTKATVPIYATGVLTCYNQEEDRKLLVGFLEDVMTTLSLSHAPLDSLKASFVELGANPVYHELLLTVLWYGVVHTSALVRCTAARMFELVLRGMSEALVDRRAAPALITLCSGPEFSVRISTIPAFGTIMETVTQRELLERVKMQLASFLEDPQYQDQHSLHMEIIRTFGRVGPNAEPRFRDEFVLPHLHKLALANNSQAIESKRIDIATQLFEAYSALSCCFISEEVMVTHFLPGLRCLRADMEQFSPEHEVILSSMIKECEIKVENRAMADAQGSMSIASSLVGEDAKTKFLSKMGQLTTSGAMLANVFQRKK
- the relch gene encoding RAB11-binding protein RELCH homolog isoform X3, which translates into the protein MASVNPFNLSDSEDEAERRPNETVDTERSPSDGAPGPPPANPSSPPADAERPTLLLASNRTSPSGGEGISAAAPSAMAGSAETRVSVDVIAAQLLRDQYILTALEFHTELLEAGRELPRLRDYFSNPGNFERQSGTPPAKDQALGPGGALNRANSISTLDSLDFARYSDDGNRESDERVAVLEFELRKAKETIQALRANLTQAAESEVPSQERKNFKSSLEIQEPIRPLEKRALNFLVNEYLLKNEYKLSSITFSDENDDQDFELWDDVGLNIPKPPDLLQLYRNCGTSLPSPRDTVDVSVGVDFSDLSGNCITQDPPKKLDLSQQQQTEVVQELEYQISLLNSEKESLAEQIKKLQSEIQTLKRTVSSSPPTIPDLGSQNTSNPSSSSTNNTSTSSPDPLSVLPTDNGQYLDIRGASEPERNSHPSTHNTSQSNQQSHSKLKNQPPVKFDQPNRNLSPAFQQALLSFCRMCSDSRLGAEVSRIADSEESVMLMLGRCLPHIVPNVLLAKREELIPLILCTACLHPEPKERDQLLHILFNLIKRPDDEQRQMILTGCVAFARHVGPTRVEAELLPQCWEQINHKYPERRLLVAESCGALAPYLPKEIRSSLVLSMLQQMLAEDKADMVREAVVKSLGIIMGYIDDPDKYSQGFELMLLSLGDPSERVVSAVHQVFIPAFAAWTTELGTLYTALIPSLLARIEKLLTQGEHSLDEHKLHVFLSALQSLIPPLFAVVLQNAPFTSRATLHRDTPAIEVTRFPRPASPLQDVATIIGSRELLSALLLLYDHQLEHEGTTSWDSLLWVVNQLLPQLIEIVGRINVTSSTCVHEFSRFFWRFCRTFGKIFTNTKVKPQFQEILRLSEENVDASAGNGILTKATVPIYATGVLTCYNQEEDRKLLVGFLEDVMTTLSLSHAPLDSLKASFVELGANPVYHELLLTVLWYGVVHTSALVRCTAARMFELLVKGVNETLVAQRVVPALITLSSDPEISVRISTIPAFGTIMETVTQRELLERVKMQLASFLEDPQYQDQHSLHMEIIRTFGRVGPNAEPRFRDEFVLPHLHKLALANNSQAIESKRIDIATQLFEAYSALSCCFISEEVMVTHFLPGLRCLRADMEQFSPEHEVILSSMIKECEIKVENRAMADAQGSMSIASSLVGEDAKTKFLSKMGQLTTSGAMLANVFQRKK
- the relch gene encoding RAB11-binding protein RELCH homolog isoform X1; protein product: MASVNPFNLSDSEDEAERRPNETVDTERSPSDGAPGPPPANPSSPPADAERPTLLLASNRTSPSGGEGISAAAPSAMAGSAETRVSVDVIAAQLLRDQYILTALEFHTELLEAGRELPRLRDYFSNPGNFERQSGTPPAKDQALGPGGALNRANSISTLDSLDFARYSDDGNRESDERVAVLEFELRKAKETIQALRANLTQAAESEVPSQERKNFKSSLEIQEPIRPLEKRALNFLVNEYLLKNEYKLSSITFSDENDDQDFELWDDVGLNIPKPPDLLQLYRNCGTSLPSPRDTVDVSVGVDFSDLSGNCITQDPPKKLDLSQQQQTEVVQELEYQISLLNSEKESLAEQIKKLQSEIQTLKRTVSSSPPTIPDLGSQNTSNPSSSSTNNTSTSSPDPLSVLPTDNGQYLDIRGASEPERNSHPSTHNTSQSNQQSHSKLKNQPPVKFDQPNRNLSPAFQQALLSFCRMCSDSRLGAEVSRIADSEESVMLMLGRCLPHIVPNVLLAKRERMVAHLCQELIPLILCTACLHPEPKERDQLLHILFNLIKRPDDEQRQMILTGCVAFARHVGPTRVEAELLPQCWEQINHKYPERRLLVAESCGALAPYLPKEIRSSLVLSMLQQMLAEDKADMVREAVVKSLGIIMGYIDDPDKYSQGFELMLLSLGDPSERVVSAVHQVFIPAFAAWTTELGTLYTALIPSLLARIEKLLTQGEHSLDEHKLHVFLSALQSLIPPLFAVVLQNAPFTSRATLHRDTPAIEVTRFPRPASPLQDVATIIGSRELLSALLLLYDHQLEHEGTTSWDSLLWVVNQLLPQLIEIVGRINVTSSTCVHEFSRFFWRFCRTFGKIFTNTKVKPQFQEILRLSEENVDASAGNGILTKATVPIYATGVLTCYNQEEDRKLLVGFLEDVMTTLSLSHAPLDSLKASFVELGANPVYHELLLTVLWYGVVHTSALVRCTAARMFELLVKGVNETLVAQRVVPALITLSSDPEISVRISTIPAFGTIMETVTQRELLERVKMQLASFLEDPQYQDQHSLHMEIIRTFGRVGPNAEPRFRDEFVLPHLHKLALANNSQAIESKRIDIATQLFEAYSALSCCFISEEVMVTHFLPGLRCLRADMEQFSPEHEVILSSMIKECEIKVENRAMADAQGSMSIASSLVGEDAKTKFLSKMGQLTTSGAMLANVFQRKK